A window of Benincasa hispida cultivar B227 chromosome 9, ASM972705v1, whole genome shotgun sequence genomic DNA:
TAATTGAGGTGTAATTAATTTGTTAGTATATTAGTTCTATATATACCATTTTCtcccaaaaaaaaatcttgaataAATAGTAAATCAATCCTGAAATATAGTAGTAGTTGCAATTATATTcaactttcaattgtaaaaattaaaacctCAAACCTATATGAGTGTTAAAATTGGacctttaaataataaaatttaaaccttCAAACTTATACCCCAAGTTTAACACGTATAAATTTGAAGACgtaatttttacaattgaaattttgaaagtgTATTTACAACTACCACTATATTTTAGAGATGATTTTTATCGTTTACCCAAAATCtttaaaagagaaagaaaaacaaacaaacttgaCAATGTGGTATTGTTTTAccatttattcaattttaaataaacacatactcttttttttttttttcttttgttgacGATcataatctctaaattttgctCACCCTCATCAACTTAAGAAACGTAAATCAACGTGATAAAACGCAGAGTTCGACTAGCATAATTCGTAATTTgtaattcatatatatatatatatatttgtaatttagAGTCATATGAAACCTTTCTAAAAAATCGATTCAAACAAAAACCAATAATGGGGTCCGcaagttcttttttctttttcattgcTTTATGGGTTGATTCAGCTGCAAGAACCAGAgggaaaaaaccaaaaacaaaaataaaatttaactgCGTTTTAGATTACGCTCAATTTTCTATATCTCACCCAATCATTCTATAATAAATTATCACGTGACacattcttcttattttttaaaaatatttttaaattttttcatgtGTAGTTAAAGTAAGATGCACGTAGATAAGTGCATTTAGGTATGCACTCAAGTATCACTCAAATAACAACAAATGAATTTTAGTCTAATATCCTATTTCCTAAAATACTCTCTCTCttcctttttttccccctttattTTGCCCTACAACTCACTCACAACCTTAAAGTTTGTCCCATTCTTTTCACAATCCTGACTTTGTGTGACCATTGTCGTCTGTCACTCTCGAAGTTCTATACAAATTActtcaagaaaaagaaattagtgTATTTGGGATTTCACACATCTTTGTGCATGCTATTCAATTGTTCAATCACAATTTATCGCATTAcaaattcttctttcttctttttttaaatagttttgaaTTTTTACTACTACGTGGTCAAAATAGGCTACAAAAAGATGGACAGCCCAAAATGCACTCAAGTATTGCTCTTACTTTAATGTTTCTAAGTGATAACGATaagaaaaacacttttaaatcgCTTCAAAAATTCGATGATTTTTGAGTGGAAGGTGTTTTTTTAATCATGGTAAAAGTGATTTTACGTTTTTTAATCTAACTTTTAATAGAACCACTAACTTTTTACTCTATGATATTAGACAACGAGAAATATTTAGGTGACCTACAACTATTTTTGTGCATCCCACTAAGTTATCCAACCATAGTTTGTCATGTGCTAAATTCTTCATACATCtttctttaaatattttaattctttttgttGCATATGACGAGAGTATGATGCATATAGATAAGTACATCTACATTGAAAATCGTCGGATATTCACACGGTGTGATGATattattgtttaaaatttttgttttttaagatTAGACTATAGATGTCTCGCACCGAATGAACACACTATTATTCTTAGCTATACATTTAAGTTACTCTTAAATCTTGTTTAAACAAGAAGGCAAAATAAGAAGCAAATGAAGATCAAGAAAGAAAATGGTTAAAGATGGAAGAACACTTATCATGGCTTCACCAATGGAGAGAGGGAGCTTGATCAACAGAACAGAAATTGCAAGGCTCCTCTGTATTAATCAAACTTTGATCCTCATTCATTGCCTTTGTAAACTGGTTTTGATTCTCATAAACTTTCCCAGAAAATTCAAAgcaattcaacatggaaatatATGAATTCCCATCTCTGTTTGAATCTTTCTCCATTGACCCATTTCTCACTTCTCTTTGAATTTTCATCTCTGTTCCTTCTCTGTTTACTTTTTCCCTCAACTCTTTCACCTGCCAAAGAATTTCCTTTGCAATATCCAAAATTAGAGTATGAAAATGGCTAAAACCCAGTTTTTGAAATCGAAAATGGAGATGATTTTCACTACCTTTGAAGCAAGAGAAGCATTTTCTTTCTCAAGAACATCATAATCCAGCTTAAGAGCATCGTAATTGAGTTTAAGAACCCCATAATCTTTCTCTAATTGCTTAGTCTTCCAACGAGCTCTTCTATTTTGAAACCAAATTGTAACTTGTCTTGGTTCAAGCTCTAATTCAGCTGCAATCCTCATTTTTCTCTCTGGTTCTAGCTTGTTTTCCACTTCAAAATGCCTCTCTAAGGCCTTCACTTGATCCAGCTTTAACAGGCGTTTTCTCTCCGGTGCTGAACCGCCACCGCTGCTGCCGTCTTCGCTGTTGTCTTCTTCCTCTAAACTGTCTAACATTGCTTGAAACTCCTTGCTGTAAGCACCTATTGTTTTGGAGCTCTGTTGCtctacaagaagaaaaaaaaatacttaataaCCAAACAAAAAGgtaaaaaatctttttcttttacttctgGGTATTTGGTTTTGAGCACTATTTACCATTAGGGGAGAAGAAGGAGATGAAAGAATCCAAGGATTCTGAGTGGCCAAATCTCTTCATTATCACTGCAAATGaagaagataacaaaaaacAGAGGAAATGGTGGAACTTTTTATGGTGAAACCAAAATAATGCTTCCTCTGTCTTTCTCAGCTTTCATTTCTTGAATTTTTGGTGACACAGCCCAAACATTTAGCTGAAAAGAAATTCAGATggactttttatttatttattttttaaataaaaaagtgtAAGTGGAGTGGCagggagaaaagaaaatgaaattgatgtatgtttttaattattggTTAATGATgatgagattttcaaaaatagaaaaacaagaaactatTTACAGTAAATAACAAAATCTCAACTTCCgaggattgttttttttttactatttttataaatagttaaaattttCCTTAATATAATAGGATGAgaatggtttttatttttcattttatgtttttactttttgttgtttttatgTAATCAGACTTATTCTCTTAAAAAGAACTAAAAAAGCATCGGCTTCTGTTTTCTAAATCGACTTTTTTGGGGACGGTTCTCATCAAGGGCCAGGTTTTAGGTTGGTGGATTATGGTTAGGCTATACCATGGTTTTCCCTTTTGCCTTTTCTCGTGTACACACGTTTATGGCAAACTAAATGgacttcaaaattttaaattgccaaaaaatattttaattttcaaaaagataaAGTTGTATCTCATGCcatcaaaaaataaattctgattttcaaaaattttcaaaataggttagaaaatatatttagttattCACTCGATATAATTATAAACCATTTACTAAATAGTTTATAaacttgttttatgttaaaatttttgtataattattattttataatatcatataatatataatatattatataatctaTAGACCTTACATATTACATATTAGAATCATATATCattcttattctttttctctcgTTCTTTTACCCTTCCATTTATCTGCATACTTTCATTGCTTCACAATTCATAATCGGATTGTTTTTAtgcaaaacaatattttaattgCTACAATGATATGACCAATATAACATATCTTGCCTAGTTGGTTTTTTAGATCTAAATAATGCGAAGCGATGAGTTGATAGCGAATTCATTaattgaattctaatttaaacaattgtttaaattgtgtttaatagtatattaaaaaaaatcataaaactagttgttgacaataaactattattcatttatttatgaacatgttttgtgttaaaaattgtataattattattatgtaaTACTATATAATTTATGctacattacataatacatattttaatttttaaaaaaacaaattgagtttataacatgatataatatatttctgaatgttttgatttttattagaatgaaaatattaaaatattatttttcagaATTTTCATTATTTGGGTCACATAATCCGAaaacaaatttcataaacaaaatctGAGTTGTTTGCCAAACACATATTAGTCGAACTcgctaaaaacataaaatataatctGAGTTGCCAACCAAATAGGtcttacaaaattttagctttatatttataacttttaataTCGTAACTAATAGGTCGCTGAACTTTAAAACATCTAATAGTTActtaattttcaactttttgtttaataggtttcaatatatttaaaaattttaaaaattaatttatacattagataagattttgaatttaatgaataaCAACACTTTaaactcttaattttttttctctaatagattcgttaatttagaaaatgtaTTGGATTTTTAACAACTgattagacattttttaaaaaatggatatgaccttttttttaaatgaacacACAGgtgaaaattaagaaatttattagatatttttgaaaattcaaataccTAATCCACCAAAGTCTTAAagcattttgaaaataattcttattctcctttaaaaaataataataataaatttataataaaacatgataattttttttcaatatattaacATTATTAATATCTAAAAGCCGTCTAGTCaaagttataaaaaaattctacaaataaataaaacaattaacttgAAAATATTAAGTTTCAAACATATTCTCGTCCCTTTGTATAAATAAACATGCATTCAATCTAACTTACACTAGAGTCAAATTTGCCCAACGTATGGTAGATGTAATGGAAGGAGCAACAATGTAATTTGTATACAGTTTACATTTAGAGGACAAATTATGATATAATTTCTGTAATTTATGGAactaaaagtaataatttagtagCTAATCAATTACAACCGCATACTAGTAACTTTTTCATTCGAATATCTATCCTCACATTAATCAATTATCATACTATCTTATTTGGGAAATAAATGCAACTATCAATCAGTATCACAGATGAATTTTAGACcaatatgaaaaaatatatatgtataaataacaagaatactttttaaaaaaaaattgaaaacctactcttttttttctctcttttggcttTAAAATGTgacttagttttatttaaaaaatattagtaGAAAGTGAATTGCAAAACATAGAAATTGATGGTAATATCTAtgagattaattttcaaaaatcaaacattAGAAATCAAACAACAAATTTAACATAAGCTCACACTTTTACTTGAATCTGATCACTAAGGCTCCGTTTAAGATTGTTgtaacttttaaattaattgttgaTAACTATACTTTTAGAATAATCAgctatgaaaaaaattaaatagtgtTTGTTAATTTACACCTCAAACTTGAAAAAGTAGATTAAGGCACTTGGTACATATATACGAAAACATCTTACTTTAgatttaataactaaaatagatttatattcaactttttaaaaatttttgtaatttaaaaactataaataattgtttagtgtaataaattttatttgttatagattaatttttaaatattaaggaaaatagctttattttaaaagaatgaatatgtatactttctttttttaaaaaaaatgatgcatttaactcatgaaaaatataaaatagattt
This region includes:
- the LOC120084548 gene encoding homeobox-leucine zipper protein ATHB-6-like isoform X1, coding for MKRFGHSESLDSFISFFSPNEQQSSKTIGAYSKEFQAMLDSLEEEDNSEDGSSGGGSAPERKRLLKLDQVKALERHFEVENKLEPERKMRIAAELELEPRQVTIWFQNRRARWKTKQLEKDYGVLKLNYDALKLDYDVLEKENASLASKEILWQVKELREKVNREGTEMKIQREVRNGSMEKDSNRDGNSYISMLNCFEFSGKVYENQNQFTKAMNEDQSLINTEEPCNFCSVDQAPSLHW
- the LOC120084548 gene encoding homeobox-leucine zipper protein ATHB-6-like isoform X2 yields the protein MKRFGHSESLDSFISFFSPNEQQSSKTIGAYSKEFQAMLDSLEEEDNSEDGSSGGGSAPERKRLLKLDQVKALERHFEVENKLEPERKMRIAAELELEPRQVTIWFQNRRARWKTKQLEKDYGVLKLNYDALKLDYDVLEKENASLASKVKELREKVNREGTEMKIQREVRNGSMEKDSNRDGNSYISMLNCFEFSGKVYENQNQFTKAMNEDQSLINTEEPCNFCSVDQAPSLHW